A section of the Sebastes fasciatus isolate fSebFas1 chromosome 5, fSebFas1.pri, whole genome shotgun sequence genome encodes:
- the mfsd8l1 gene encoding major facilitator superfamily domain-containing protein 8 yields the protein MDHRRKRKLTFFTIGLIFLLSGVEYAVILPTIWRYLQTLDAPPYFLGYALSAFSLSGLLSGPLFGLWSDRTRTTKKIILFANCFEIIGNFMYFMGYSKWLLLSSRLVAGIGTGAGSSIFGFLTRSTAPEDRATVFAAVMACRQAGLLIGPAFNIFLRLCDFQLGPFVVNKYTAPGLFMCLLWTLIQVAVVFMYWDLPPLEKEKAKESLRSESREVEDEPGLVEDDDDEEKPLMGPEELGGSYGSVVTSNPPGCDVAAASNNTLNHISPPLSPVPPESPAPFKNFSLSREFLREEVVVLLASQFITLFNQTVLETMVTPLTQKYFNYGELENSVMYCLCGVEVIAGFLFVRWLSQRFAERVILAVGLAICIIAGVWSIIFMANPLGPYPWPLTEFIIGVFLQVLGLPFVAVAQVSLFSKVTSEKTQGFSQGVRRSVGGLATILGPLWAGGLTENLYIMMGVMMALLALLTTMLAVSYDRLVAPAPEEPVDDVDNCA from the exons CTGTAATATTGCCCACAATATGGAGGTATTTGCAGACTTTGGATGCACCGCCTTACTTTTTGGGTTATGCCCTGTCGGCGTTCAGCCTGAGCGGCCTCCTGTCAGGACCGCTGTTCGGCCTCTGGTCCGACAGAACGCGGACCACCAAGAAGATCATCTTGTTTGCCAATTGTTTTGAGATAATTG GTAACTTCATGTACTTTATGGGCTACTCCAAGTGGCTGTTACTGTCAAGCAGACTGGTGGCAG GCATTGGCACAGGTGCTGGCTCATCTATCTTCGGCTTCCTGACCAGGAGCACTGCCCCGGAGGACCGTGCCACTGTATTCGCTGCTGTTATGGCATGTAGACAAGCTGGccttctgattg GTCCAGCATTTAACATCTTCCTGAGGCTGTGTGATTTCCAATTGGGTCCTTTTGTGGTCAATAAATATACCGCACCAGGG TTGTTCATGTGCCTGCTGTGGACTCTCATTCAAGTGGCGGTGGTCTTCATGTACTGGGACCTACCGCCTCTAGAGAAGGAGAAGGCCAAGGAGAGTTTGCGAAGCGAGAGCAGAGAGGTGGAGGATGAGCCAGGGCTCGTGGAAGACGATGATGACGAGGAGAAGCCGCTGATGGGGCCCGAGGAGCTGGGGGGGTCCTACGGCTCGGTTGTGACATCCAACCCGCCCGGATGTGACGTCGCTGCTGCCTCAAATAACACGCTGAATCacatctctccacctctctctcccgTGCCACCAGAGTCCCCCGCCCCCTTTAAGAATTTCAGCCTATCCCGAG AGTTCCTGAGAGAAGAAGTGGTCGTGCTGCTGGCTTCTCAGTTCATCACCCTCTTCAATCAGACAGTGCTGGAG ACTATGGTGACCCCGTTGACCCAGAAGTACTTCAACTACGGGGAGCTGGAGAACAGCGTGATGTACTGTCTCTGCGGTGTGGAGGTGATCGCTGGCTTTCTGTTCGTGCGCTGGCTGAGCCAGCGTTTCGCTGAGCGGGTGATCCTGGCCGTCGGTCTGGCCATCTGCATCATCGCTGGTGTCTGGAGCATCATCTTCATGGCTAACCCGCTAG GTCCTTACCCGTGGCCGCTGACTGAGTTCATCATCGGGGTGTTTCTGCAGGTTCTGGGTTTGCCATTTGTAGCCGTGGCTCAGGTTTCCCTCTTCTCCAAAGTTACCTCAGAGAAAACACAAG GTTTCAGTCAGGGAGTGCGTCGCTCAGTGGGAGGTCTAGCTACCATCCTGGGCCCCTTGTGGGCTGGTGGCCTCACCGAGAACCTGTACATCATGATGGGGGTGATGATGGCGCTGCTGGCTCTGCTTACG ACGATGCTGGCTGTCTCATACGACCGGCTGGTTGCACCCGCTCCAGAGGAGCCAGTGGATGACGTGGACAACTGTGCCTAA